The Archocentrus centrarchus isolate MPI-CPG fArcCen1 chromosome 5, fArcCen1, whole genome shotgun sequence genome contains the following window.
ATGGCATTGACCGCCTCATCGTGAGGAGAGGCCAGCCATTCTCAATCAGCCTGTACCTTCGCTCTGGAAACTACCAACCAGGAGTCAGCACCCTTGACTTTGTTGCAGAAACAGGTGCTACTCTTGATTCTTatattataatgtttttttcatataaatttattcttgttttaatttaacatgCACTGTATCAAAACAATAggaaaattaaatgaataaaacttcCCCTTCACAATAGGAATGTGAAAGTGTAGTTAAGAAAAAGCATTGTGCCCTCTCATTCAGGAAGTTCACAGCAACATGGAACCACCTTTGACTGTTTTTATACTGAGACGGGAAAGAAACAACAATGTTTATGGAAAGGGAAGTCCTTTTTTCTTGTTCAGTGATCACTGAGACTGAGCTTACTTACAGTAGCTGAAAGACTTTTTCCATTTTGAACCCCAGTGAactcagttgttttgtttggaGTCCCGGACACTGTATCTTAAACACTCTGACAGTATAAACTGTGCAAACTATCTGTCTCTTGGCCTCTTCTAATATTTGGATAAGCCTCTTATGAAGAGTGTGATAAGACAACTGTTGCACATCATCAAATGCGACTCTTCAAACAGGAAAAGTTGCTTGCCAAGAGGAAAGCATGTGTGCAATCACAGATAATGGTATCAGCCTTTGGAAGTCAAATGTGCTTTAATGGATATGAGCAGCACCATTCATCCCTTCCAGTCTGTGATCCAAAAGCTCGCCCTTGCTTTAGTTGGCTGAGTGGGTGATGTCAAAGAGTTGGCTCTGTGGATCAAAGTGAACCCAAATGATTTTAAAAGTGTGCAACATGCCAGAATTAGCAACAGGTTatataagtaagtaagtaagtaagccGCTATTCAACAACAATGTTATCTGCTGATTAGAAGGCATGCTGGAGATGTTTGGAATAAACTCAATAAGGGCTGGGAATACTGTGGGTTTCCATTCCCTAGACACAACTGTTTCACTAAGACCTCTTGACCTGTTCTTTCACAGTCAGGGGATCTAAATAAATTTGGTGTTTCATGCAGGTCCTCAACCCTCTGAACAGTATGGCACCAGGGCCTCTTTTGGTCTGTCTGCCAGCATTGACACTTCTCGCTGGAGCGCTGCTGTCACCAGTCCACCTGGGGACATGGTGGCCCTGTCGATCTGCTCAGCACCTGATGCACCCATAGGCCGCTACACCCTCACCCTGGGGCACTCGGCCAGGATCGAATTTATTCTGCTTTTTAACCCCTGGTGTCCAGGTGGGTAAACAGAAGCTGTCACGAAGGGGATCTTGTTTGGATCCACTTTGATGATCATGTTTCACACCAGAGTTAGTACGGGAATTTTTCAGGAGCAAGGGTGAAGGACCGTTTAAGGGAAGGGTTGTTtagttttgtgctttttaaacAAAAGTTATGCATTGTAGCAAAAATGATCagattgttttttaaaaggctACCACACAATtgcttaatttaaaataaaaaagcaaagtgTAAAAGCGACACGTTAACATTGCCAGGGATTACTTGCCAAATAAGATTCCTCGGTTGTAAATAGCCACTTCTTGTGGTGCTGGACTCACAGTGATGTTTCTAGACAGAAGACAGCTTTAACGTTTCAGTTACTTATCTTGAACCAAGCTAGACTTTTACCCCTGATTTTCAGGTTTGCTATATTAAGCTTTCTTAACCATCTGCTGCCGGTAGTCTCTCCTTAGGTACTGATAGCAgtattttactgtgttttcagttttccaATAGTTTAAGACCAGCAGTACATCACTTTTGTCCCAGTTAGGGCATGTTTTAAGACAGTTTTTGTAATGTTTCTTGGCAACAGGTGATGCAGTATACATGGACAATGAGGAGAGTTTGGCAGAGTATGTCTTAGCTCAGGATGGAATCGTCTTTCGAGGCACCTACAAACATCCTGTACCTACTCCCTGGAATTTTGGACAGGTGCCAGCAACAACACTGACACAATCAGTCTGCTTACATCATCCACACAGTCGATCATACAAGTTCACACTCATTCTGataacagaaaaaatatttcCACTTTTGACAGGATTTGTGAAATGTTACATAACTGCAAAGACATAACTCTGAATATTGCATACAGGATATAAAAAGAGGGTTGGCAGCATACACGTGATAAAGTGAGTTTGATCTTCTACTGTATATCCTCCTGagatacaggggaaaaaaaaggtttgggttttctgatattttttaaCGCTCTAACTCTGACTCCCTGAATTCTGAATATTCCAAAGGGCATTATTCTTTCCCCACTTATCACAGACATTAAGACAATTTGTTACTTTAATGGACTGCCTGATCTCAACTTATTGAACTCTCTTTAACTAGAACACATTATAATGTAATCCTACGGTATCCAGATGATGCCATGAACTGCCTTTGGTTTGTGtgctctgacattttttttttccaaagatcCTGGTTGCCTATTGACTGCTCGAGGCAACCAGAGGGCCTCAAGTCTTGGTGGTTGTTGGCAGTGTTGTCCTGCTTTCATGTTAAAACCTGTTTCAGCCTGATTTCAGTAGGGTTGAAATTGAATTTATAAAGAAAGGAGAGGTTATAGTTTAAGGCACCTTTAGCAAATATATTCTTAAGTATATTAGGGCTACAAcaattcatatatatatatatatatatatatttgcatttaagaaaatgttttcttccaaaaatcagattttaatatgGCACATAAATACAATGAAAGGGTCTAGTTTTTGTGTGCAGTTAAACAattaaaagttaaacttttaaaatattGGTTTCTATTTTAGAAATTACATATAGAAAAGACCTATGTTTTTTCCCTTtagaatatttattattgctcattaatgagacaaaagtatttcttatccgatcgATAAattacttgattactaaaataatcgatagctgcagccctgaagTATATAAATCAACAGAGTGAATAGTTTAACAAATCAAATTTTTAGCTTATTACATACTCTACATTTAcagtatgcatgtgtgtaaaaGGATCCTATTTCCCCTTCTACACAATTTAATGCATAAAACTTCAGGGCGCTAGCTTACACATTGCTTCTTATCCATAATGGATGGTGGGGGCCGTCACTTTGTCCCTGCTCAGGCTCCTTGAAGCCTGGTATGTCCTCTGAGCTCTCACCTTCCTGCTCTAATGTCTggccctcctccacctcatccCCTGACAGCGGTGAGTCTGAGTCCCCTTCTACAGTTCTgctgtgctcagccctctgcttcCTGAAGTATGGAGTTAGTAAATCCTGCTTTCCACTACAAAGGACACTgaataaaagttttgttttgaaagagTTAAACTGTATGTCTGAAATGCTGCTAAACTGAAGTTGAGAAGCTCACATTGAAaaaataattagatttttagCAATGGCAATCTGCAcgaaaaaacagaaacaaaaaaacaacccaaaacagTTCCTTCCCCATTGCCATAAGATGTGGAAGCTGCAGTgcccattattttaaaaagaaaagtccaTTTTCTCTGTTGATCAAACCCACGCAAATGTGGCATCGTTAGAAAGCCCAGGATGCTCTCTTGATGTTCGCTCTATACAGAGGGACTAATATAGATTGCATAAATTGTGCTTGATGTAGAGGGCTCAGACTTTAGTTCTTCTCAGAGGGCAAGAATGAATTGCTGGGCCTTAGGAGGATATCTGAATATACTCTGGCATTACTGGATTATTACTGGTGTAGctgttgaatttttttattatgacattttttttttcatccaatttaGCATATtcagaactgtgcaaaagtcttgagctatccctcatttctttgtatttttcttccaaggagccagacttgtaATTTTTAAGAAGCTTCTCGAAGCTTTCAAAGTttatacctgaccattttcagaggagtgtgttttttttttttttttttttttgtattgttttgtttttgtctgcacataaaataaaacttagaaaataaccaattttaaatttgtttctttAGCCACTTTCTTACTAGCAGGCGCTCACATTTGATTCCCAAAGGGCCCCAAGCTTGGCACATTTCAGCAACTAATCAGCATGGATGTGCCTTATGTTacagtttgaaagtgaaatccTGGATATCTGTCTGAGGATTCTCGATATGAATCCGAAATATCTGAAAAATCCTGGGAAAGACTGCTCAGGGAGAAGAAATCCTATCTATGTGTCCAGAGTGCTGAGTGCTATGGTATGTCCTATTAAGTTctggattttcttttattttaagagATACTTGTATCTGTCTGTTAACTTACATaggtatgtttgtgttttatgctGTGTGTTTCATAAATGTAaaagcatttctttcttttgcctGGCAGGTGAATTGTAATGATGACAATGGGGTGTTGCTGGGAAAATGGACAGGCGGCTATGAAGGAGGCATGAGCCCCATGTTCTGGAGGGGCAGTGTGGAAATTCTGCGCAACTGGGACACACAAGCCTGTCAGCCTGTTCGCTACGGACAGTGCTGGGTGTTTGCTGCAGTGGCCTGCTCAAGTAAGATAGGACAGAGCCAGGCTTGGTAGCCTATCTCTAAAAAACACTTGCTTTGACTCAAGCAGACAAAACATTATACCGTACCATACATGTAAGCACACAGTTATGATATGCATTTTGCTCCTCCTTTAAATATTATAATACTGAAGTTGTTGTTAAACCCTGTCAGTTTCCAGAGCCCTGGGCATCCCCTGCCGAGTTGTGACCAACTATCTGTCTGCCCACGACACCAACAGCAACCTGGTGATCGAACGCTACGTCAGTGAAAATGGAGAGCCCCTTCAATCCAGAGACATGATCTGGTGAGAAATCTTTTAAGCTGTACATACACAGATGACTCAAAACACTGTAACGACTCATAGATTAATGTAAATAATTAATTGATTATCTTGAAATCAGAGTACAGTATATGTAAGGCCTCAATCTGGGAGTCAGGAGCAAGTCAAAAGACCTGAGTTACTTTGACGATAGGCAGAGGCTGGGTCTCAAGTGTTATCTGAGCCACAGATTCCTTCAACTGGCAGCATACACAACTTAGAGGCTGTTGGTCCCAGATACAAAAGAACGCTTTAGAAGTCTCGTGTGGTCTTCCCCACTGCTTGTTACAGCTGCTCTTGTTCATCATTGCACTTGGTCATGTTGTAGGATGCATCATTATAGACAATGTTCTTGAAATATTGTATATTCATAAATAAAAgcgtatttaaataaaatacaagaagagatatttgtgtaaaatttgTGGTAACTACTGCAAATTATTTGAAAAGAACAGTGTAATCTAACCATTATTTACAGTAAATAGAAAACACTGCTTAGTGACTGATATAATACAGTATTTACAGCACTTAGGTGCCATTTCCATGAATATAGAAGATGTCTTGAAATAGATTGCTTGTTACAGTTTATACAAGGATGGTAGATATTTACTGAACACTGAGGCACAGTAATGAGATCAGAACAGCCATAGCTGGGATGAGCTGCTTTAAATGTAGCTATCCAGCTGATGGTATGCATTGTATTTGCAGGAACTATCACTGCTGGGTAGAGAACTGGATGACTAGGCCGGACCTTAAACCTGACTTTAATGGTTGGCAGGCCTTTGACCCCACACCTCAGGAGAAGAGTGAAGGTAAGAAAATGTGTGcattaatgaaaatgtaaaaacatttgtttCCTCAAGCAACAtgctcacctttttttttttctttgctctggCTTCTTCCTGCTTTCCTCAGGGGTGTACTGCTGTGGCCCCATCCCTGTCAGAGCCATTAAGGAAGGTGAACTCACGTTCAAGTACGATGCCCCCTTTGTCTTTGCTGAGGTCAATGCTGATGTAATTACATTCATGAAGAAGAAAGATGGCAGCATTTCGAAGATTTTTTCCACCGCAGCAGTTGGCCAGAAGATCAGCACCAAGTCTGTGGGCAGTGATGCCAGAGAGGACATCACTCATCTCTACAAATACCCTGAAGGTAGAAAAAAATTCACCACCCCAGCTGGATCAAATGCGTTCTTACGCTTTGTCAAGAAGTTAAATCACAGAACGGAGATCTTACCTAAGATCTATCATTTAAACACTTGTGTGCACGGTAGAAAAAGTACATGTGGGTGCGCCTGGTGTAACCAACAGATAGGGCAATTTACCATGCAAGCCTCAGTTTGCACTGAAGCAAATGCAACATGAACCGAAATGTTTGCATTTGGTGCACTTTTGCTCAGTTTTTCACTGGCTGCATGGCGCTGTAATACATCTTCCCATTCAGCATTGCATAGTTTTTAAACACACCATACATACAAACCATTCTCTCACACCTGCAGGTAAAACCAAGTTCACTTGCTAACTAAATTCCTGAACTGCttgtcagtgttttcattacTCTTAATGTACATAAAGTCAACTCAGGACACCTTTAGTCTCCTATACTCCTACAGGCACTTTTCGAGTTCAAATATACAGCAGAAGTTTATTGTCCTAAATAACAGGACATTTGGTTTGAGGTTTCTGTTATTTAAGACATGATTTTTCTTCCATATTCCCAGGATCTGATGAAGAGCGGGAGGCTTTTAAGAAAGCCGACCACCAAAAcaagctgctccagcagcagcagaatcaAGGCCTAGACCTCACTATCAAGGTGGCATCAGATATGAGGAAGGGCTGTGACTTTGATGTATTTGCCGTGGTCACTAACAACTCGCAGAGTGTGAGGAAGTGCCGCCTACTGTTTGGCTCCTGTGCACTGTACTATAATGGGTCTATGGGAGGGAACTGCGGCTTTAAAGATCTACTCAATGTTGAGCTTTCACCTGGAGCAGGTGAGTCAGCTCAGTATGTGATAGAGTGTTAGTACACACTTATCTTTTCACTCTGGGTTTGAAATATAATGTGCATGTTCTTCTAGAGAGGAAAGTTCCACTAAGGCTGAACTACTCCAAATACGGTGGTCAGCTCACTGAGGACAACTTAATCCGTCTGgcagctctgctgctggacCACACCACCGGAGACAGAATGCTGGCAGTGAGAAATATTGTACTGGATAATCCTGAAATCAAAGTCAAAGTGAGTAGCATGGAACAAAATAGAAACATAACTTGACAGGAAACTTAACTTAAAACTTTTGGGAGGTTTTAAAACCTAGAAGTGAACTGACCTTTCCCTTGCTGCCAAATATATCCCATTTCATGCTTCATTGTTATGAGATAATCAACATTATGTGCTTCATTTGTAATTGGTCACAATTTTTGGCCTGTTTCTGAACAGATCCTGGGAGAACCAAAAGAGAATCGGAAGCTGGCTGCAGAGATCACCCTTCAGAACCCTCTGCCAGAGACACTGGAGAACTGCTGCTTCAGCATCGAAGGGGCCAACCTGACTGGGGGACGCATCATCTCTGAGAGGTTGTCCAAGTGCCTTGCTAACCTAATAGAAGTCattaagatatttttaatttttcaagaTAACGCATGAAAGGaccttttaaattgtattacTGTGTGTAACGGAAATGTTACTTCCCGATTTTAATTTTGAATACTGAGATACATGTcatattgttttgtgttttgctgcCAAGTCTCGGTGCGGCATCCAGATGTCTGGCTGGATGAACTGCTGTTCAGTCAGGACAGGAGCCCACTGGTAAAGAAGGATGCAGTGCAATGGGTTACTGGAGCAGACAGGACattaactgaaaatgaatgaccaGCAGGATGTCTTATTATAGTTCAACAGCAGAAGATAGAAGGagtatctctctctctatatatatatatatttttttatcttattcAGTGTCCAATAATTTACTTTACATAAATCCAGCTTTGGGTTTCTTGCCGATGAACCGTGtggcagctattttttttttttttatcactgctTTGTTTGGCCAAATTCCAGAGCAGTTCAAACACTTCAGCTCCAAGTGCACAATTGCCATAAATAGTCATACGTATCCTGGTTTGTTTGACAGTAGCAATTAATCATTTGCATGTTTATGCAATCAGAGGACTGTGATATAAAGTTTCTGGTGTTGTCTCAAAAgtaatatttaaacatttaccCTGCAGGTTGGGATCCCCAGTGGGACCTGGAGAAGACGCCAAGGTGAAAATCTACTTCACACCCACCCATTCTGGACTGAGAAAGCTGGTGGTCGACTTTGACAGTAACAAGCTGTGCCATGTCAAGGGCTACAGAAATGTAATTATTggaaaataaagcttttcaaCCTTTGTAATCCATTACATGGAATTACTGTTTTTCAGACCTTTTATTTTTGTGGAATGCATGGAGTTTAATCCATGTAGTGCCTTTCTGCTCAAGAGCTTTTTCACCGTCTCCTTTCATTGTTTATTAGGGTTTACTACACGGATACATATTTTACTCAGAGCCATAAAAATTTACTGTGATTTATGTATGCTTTGTACTCACTGATGCCAGTCAATTTGTCCCCTTCGCAATCTGACCTGATGATTTGCGTTATAAATACTGTGTGTCATTTGACACAATAAAAAATGTTGTTTGCTGCCTCATTATTTCGTGATGAAGTTATGTAGTTTTTCTGGTTGCAACTGATGTGACAGTCCCTACAATTGGCCTACCAGTACAGCAAAGACAATAAAGTGGAGCTGTGCTTAGAAGTTCTTTCACTTGTTGTTTATATAAAGTAAATATTTCCCTGGCTGATCACGGCCAGTcctgaatattttatttactcCTGGGATCCATTTATACATGCATGGCTGTAACCCTGCAAATATTCCTTGTATGGAAGAATCTCCATCCCCAGTAAATATGCTGGTCTTAGGGTTTCACCATATTTCACCGCATGTATCGATAAAATAAACTCAGAACAACAGACTTCCACTTTGAAATCAAATTTTTGTCTCCTAACACATTGCATCATTTCAAACTTTCAACAAAGATCATAAACTCTCTCACTTGTGAATTTTTCATCATTGATTATACACAACCCAAGTTGTGTAATATTATAATACAA
Protein-coding sequences here:
- the tgm2b gene encoding protein-glutamine gamma-glutamyltransferase 2, with translation MAQGLDIARWDLESEFNNTDHRTDLNGIDRLIVRRGQPFSISLYLRSGNYQPGVSTLDFVAETGPQPSEQYGTRASFGLSASIDTSRWSAAVTSPPGDMVALSICSAPDAPIGRYTLTLGHSARIEFILLFNPWCPGDAVYMDNEESLAEYVLAQDGIVFRGTYKHPVPTPWNFGQFESEILDICLRILDMNPKYLKNPGKDCSGRRNPIYVSRVLSAMVNCNDDNGVLLGKWTGGYEGGMSPMFWRGSVEILRNWDTQACQPVRYGQCWVFAAVACSISRALGIPCRVVTNYLSAHDTNSNLVIERYVSENGEPLQSRDMIWNYHCWVENWMTRPDLKPDFNGWQAFDPTPQEKSEGVYCCGPIPVRAIKEGELTFKYDAPFVFAEVNADVITFMKKKDGSISKIFSTAAVGQKISTKSVGSDAREDITHLYKYPEGSDEEREAFKKADHQNKLLQQQQNQGLDLTIKVASDMRKGCDFDVFAVVTNNSQSVRKCRLLFGSCALYYNGSMGGNCGFKDLLNVELSPGAERKVPLRLNYSKYGGQLTEDNLIRLAALLLDHTTGDRMLAVRNIVLDNPEIKVKILGEPKENRKLAAEITLQNPLPETLENCCFSIEGANLTGGRIISERLGSPVGPGEDAKVKIYFTPTHSGLRKLVVDFDSNKLCHVKGYRNVIIGK